Proteins encoded within one genomic window of Bradyrhizobium sp. AZCC 1719:
- the truA gene encoding tRNA pseudouridine(38-40) synthase TruA, giving the protein MPRYKLIIEYDGTPFSGWQIQDNAPTVQGALETAVKAICGEDVRVHGSGRTDAGVHALAQVAHCDIQKPFPPGRLRDGLNAHLRPHPIGVLSAEIVADDFEARFSAKRRHYRYRITNHRANLALDIKRSWRVPRHLDTDAMDAAAKRLLGKHDFTTFRDTECQAKSPEKTLDQLDVIREGDAISILTSARSFLHSQVRSMVGSLVWVGEGRWSADDLAAALAARNRAACGPVAPPEGLYLVRVEY; this is encoded by the coding sequence ATGCCCCGCTACAAACTCATCATCGAATACGACGGCACGCCATTCTCCGGCTGGCAGATCCAGGATAACGCGCCGACCGTGCAGGGCGCGCTGGAAACTGCGGTGAAGGCGATCTGCGGCGAGGACGTGCGCGTCCATGGCTCGGGCCGCACCGATGCCGGGGTTCATGCGCTGGCGCAGGTCGCGCATTGCGATATCCAAAAGCCGTTTCCGCCGGGCCGGTTGCGCGATGGGCTGAACGCGCATTTGCGCCCGCATCCGATCGGTGTGCTCAGTGCGGAAATCGTGGCTGATGATTTCGAGGCACGTTTCTCGGCCAAGAGACGCCACTACCGCTACCGGATCACCAACCACCGCGCCAATCTCGCACTCGATATCAAGCGAAGCTGGCGGGTGCCGCGCCATCTCGATACGGACGCGATGGACGCCGCAGCCAAGAGGCTGCTCGGCAAGCACGATTTCACGACCTTCCGCGACACCGAATGCCAGGCGAAGTCGCCGGAGAAGACGCTCGACCAGCTCGACGTGATCAGGGAGGGCGACGCGATTTCGATCCTCACCTCGGCGCGCTCGTTCCTGCACAGCCAGGTGCGCTCGATGGTGGGCTCGCTGGTGTGGGTCGGCGAAGGCCGCTGGAGCGCCGACGACCTTGCCGCTGCTTTAGCCGCCCGCAACCGCGCCGCCTGCGGCCCGGTGGCGCCTCCGGAGGGGCTGTATCTGGTGCGCGTGGAGTATTAG
- the fmt gene encoding methionyl-tRNA formyltransferase, which yields MPLRLIFMGTPDFAVPTLLELVAHGHQIVAVYTRVPKPGGRRGLQLQPTPVEQEARRLGIPVLMPATLKTPEALAEFRAHNADAAVVVAYGMILPQAILDAPRYGCFNLHASLLPRWRGAAPINRAIMEGDAETGVMVMKMDVGLDTGDVAMAERLAITDLMTAADLHDALAPLGADLMVRAMGGLERGGLQLQKQSEDGVTYAAKIDKAEARIDWKRPAREVLRHIHGLSPFPGAWCELAADGEPARIKILRCELAKGSGAPGEVLDDGLTIACRDGAIRILELQREGKARMKAADFLRGTPLKAGARFA from the coding sequence ATGCCACTCCGCCTGATCTTCATGGGCACGCCCGATTTTGCAGTGCCGACGCTGCTCGAACTCGTGGCCCATGGCCATCAGATCGTGGCGGTCTATACCCGTGTGCCGAAGCCGGGCGGTCGCCGTGGGCTGCAATTGCAGCCGACCCCGGTCGAGCAGGAAGCGCGGCGGCTTGGGATTCCCGTGCTGATGCCGGCGACACTGAAGACGCCGGAAGCGCTCGCCGAATTCCGCGCGCACAATGCCGACGCCGCCGTCGTCGTCGCCTACGGCATGATCCTGCCGCAGGCCATTCTCGACGCGCCGCGCTACGGCTGCTTCAACCTGCACGCTTCGCTGCTGCCGCGCTGGCGCGGCGCCGCCCCGATCAATCGCGCCATCATGGAAGGTGATGCCGAGACCGGCGTGATGGTGATGAAGATGGATGTTGGCCTCGACACCGGCGACGTCGCGATGGCCGAGCGACTCGCGATCACGGACTTAATGACGGCCGCCGATCTGCACGACGCGCTGGCGCCGCTCGGGGCCGACCTGATGGTGCGCGCCATGGGCGGGCTCGAGCGCGGCGGGTTGCAACTCCAAAAGCAAAGCGAAGACGGCGTGACGTACGCCGCCAAGATCGACAAGGCCGAGGCGCGGATCGACTGGAAGCGACCGGCGCGCGAGGTGCTGCGGCATATTCACGGGCTGTCGCCGTTTCCGGGCGCCTGGTGCGAGTTGGCTGCCGACGGCGAGCCGGCGCGGATCAAGATTCTGCGCTGCGAGTTGGCGAAGGGTTCAGGCGCGCCCGGCGAGGTGCTCGACGATGGTTTGACGATCGCCTGCCGCGACGGCGCGATCCGCATTCTGGAACTTCAACGCGAAGGCAAGGCGCGGATGAAGGCCGCAGATTTCCTGCGCGGTACGCCGCTGAAGGCTGGCGCGCGGTTTGCGTGA
- the def gene encoding peptide deformylase has protein sequence MAIREIIILPDKQLRLVSKPVEKVTMEIRKLADDMFETMYDAPGIGLAAIQVAQPLRLITMDLAKKDENGETKPKPRVFINPEIISSSEEMSIYEEGCLSIPEYYEEVERPARVRIRYTDLDGKVHEEDADGLFATCIQHEIDHLNGVLFVDYLSKLKRDRVMKKFTKAAKRAAG, from the coding sequence ATGGCCATCAGAGAAATCATCATCCTGCCGGACAAGCAGTTGCGGCTCGTCTCCAAACCTGTCGAAAAGGTGACGATGGAGATCCGCAAGCTCGCCGACGACATGTTCGAAACCATGTACGACGCGCCCGGCATTGGTCTGGCCGCGATCCAGGTCGCGCAACCCCTGCGATTGATCACCATGGACCTCGCCAAGAAGGACGAGAACGGCGAGACCAAGCCGAAGCCGCGGGTGTTCATCAACCCGGAAATTATCTCCTCGTCCGAGGAAATGTCGATCTACGAGGAGGGCTGCCTTTCGATCCCCGAATATTACGAGGAGGTCGAACGCCCGGCGCGGGTCCGCATCCGCTACACCGATCTCGACGGCAAGGTGCATGAGGAGGACGCCGACGGGCTGTTCGCCACCTGCATCCAGCATGAAATCGACCACCTCAACGGCGTGCTGTTCGTGGACTATCTGTCGAAGCTGAAGCGCGACCGCGTGATGAAGAAGTTTACGAAAGCCGCCAAGCGCGCGGCGGGGTGA
- a CDS encoding DNA recombination protein RmuC, protein MNEILFTVGDLPIHVGEALAGFGALALVLLLAIAIVIARSGRRGAELAMAQAIRADELEERLSEMLRAQSESTGRVDAMAQALAGRQADMARAVNERLDSVTHRVGQSMEATTRHTMDSLRVLHERLGIIDNAHKNLTDLTSQVTTLRDVLANKQSRGAFGQARMEAIVQDGMPQGSYEFQYTLSSGKRPDCVVFLPDQRPLCIDAKFPLEAMTALHDARSDEERKFATQRLRNDVMKHVNDIAEKYLIAGETQDTALMFVPSESVYAEIHDGFDDVIQKAYRARVVLVSPSLLMLAIQVMQQILKDARMRDAADQIRTEVLNLGDDLGRLRDRVLKLQKHFGDVNEDVRQILISADKIEKRAGRIEELDFSKSDAPVEVPRFVKNSTPELFPAPRKLQAGE, encoded by the coding sequence ATGAACGAAATCCTCTTCACCGTCGGCGACCTGCCGATTCACGTGGGCGAGGCGCTGGCGGGCTTCGGCGCGCTGGCGCTGGTGCTGCTGCTGGCGATTGCCATCGTCATCGCCCGCTCCGGCCGCCGCGGCGCGGAACTGGCAATGGCGCAAGCGATCCGCGCCGACGAGCTGGAAGAGCGGCTGAGCGAGATGCTGCGGGCGCAGAGCGAATCGACGGGGCGGGTCGACGCCATGGCGCAGGCGCTGGCCGGCCGCCAGGCCGACATGGCGCGCGCGGTCAACGAGCGGCTGGATTCGGTGACGCATCGCGTCGGCCAGTCGATGGAAGCGACCACCCGCCACACCATGGATAGCTTGCGCGTGCTGCATGAGCGGCTCGGCATCATCGACAACGCGCACAAGAACCTCACCGACCTGACGTCTCAAGTGACTACGCTCCGCGACGTGCTCGCCAACAAGCAGTCGCGCGGCGCCTTCGGCCAGGCGCGGATGGAAGCGATCGTGCAAGACGGCATGCCGCAGGGCTCGTACGAGTTCCAATACACGCTCTCGTCGGGCAAACGGCCGGATTGCGTGGTGTTCCTGCCGGATCAGCGCCCGCTCTGCATCGACGCCAAATTTCCGCTGGAGGCGATGACCGCGCTGCACGACGCGCGCAGCGACGAGGAACGCAAATTCGCCACGCAGCGCCTGCGCAACGACGTGATGAAACACGTCAATGACATCGCCGAGAAGTACCTGATCGCCGGCGAGACCCAGGATACGGCGCTGATGTTCGTGCCATCGGAATCGGTCTATGCCGAAATCCACGATGGCTTTGACGACGTGATCCAAAAAGCCTACCGCGCCCGCGTCGTACTGGTGTCGCCCTCGCTATTGATGCTGGCGATCCAGGTGATGCAGCAGATCCTGAAAGACGCGCGCATGCGCGACGCCGCCGACCAGATCCGCACCGAAGTGCTCAACCTCGGCGACGATCTGGGCCGCCTTCGCGACCGGGTGCTGAAGCTGCAAAAGCATTTTGGCGACGTCAACGAGGACGTCCGGCAGATCCTGATCTCCGCCGACAAGATCGAAAAGCGCGCCGGGCGGATCGAGGAACTCGATTTCAGCAAAAGCGATGCGCCGGTGGAAGTGCCGCGCTTCGTCAAGAACAGCACCCCCGAGCTGTTCCCCGCCCCGCGCAAGCTGCAGGCGGGGGAGTGA
- a CDS encoding GIY-YIG nuclease family protein — protein MGTRSYYVYILASRIGGTLYIGVTNDLIRRVGEHKLKLAEGFTKKYEVSRLVYFETFDQIEYAIQREKRLKKWPRAWKISLIEKQNPDWIDLYPEIAGGGG, from the coding sequence ATGGGAACACGCAGCTACTACGTCTACATTCTAGCCAGCCGCATCGGCGGAACGCTCTACATCGGCGTGACAAATGATCTGATCCGGCGTGTTGGCGAGCACAAGTTAAAGCTCGCCGAGGGTTTCACCAAGAAGTATGAGGTGAGCCGGCTCGTCTATTTCGAAACCTTCGATCAGATCGAATATGCGATCCAGCGCGAGAAGCGCCTTAAGAAATGGCCGAGAGCCTGGAAAATATCGCTGATTGAGAAACAAAATCCGGACTGGATTGATCTTTACCCGGAGATTGCCGGAGGCGGCGGATAG